The Sphingopyxis fribergensis genome contains a region encoding:
- a CDS encoding NAD-glutamate dehydrogenase encodes MSQNLSDTPETDTTTTAKIPLKIAAAYLAALRGSALPGEGDDMDKAALADAAQFAARAALDRAEGTPSLLLEPIAADGTDRRMRLVIINDDMPFLVDSTSQAVAAQGLAVHRILHPVVTVKRDAKGLLQEAGEAGTRESVIYIELERGDARARRRLLDGLEAALRDVRAAVRDWRAMRAAMLADAAMRVDGEAAELLRWFEGGAMTQLGHEWRTRDGKVQDSLGISESGESQLLSPAALEAAFAWFDQGGTAPLLIKSNRLSAVHRRVLLDLVIIPEVKGKKVERLSIHAGLWTSAALSAPPAKVPVLRAQLEALMGKFGFDPAGHAGKALAHALTALPHDLLIAFDAAALEELVLTSMSITDRPRPKVVTVRSALGRHLFAFVWLPRDEVSAGRRLAVESLLVREAKAGVIGWTMVLEDGGAALLRYTLDLRSGGVVPDTDALNAQLEQMVRGWQPEVEAALAKRGDPGRAAALAARFAPMFPPNYRNLYNPEEAARDILRLRDLDADNPRSVRLARKSLDGDDQLRLKVYSAVGPLALSDVVPALEHFGFQVLEEIPTALGQSRAPGVEGDDEAPIVIHDFTLRLPANVDELALLPYSEVLEGAIAAVLDGRAENDAFNELVLTNQTDPRAIVWLRAWFRYLRQGGSAYGMDTVVSALRHAPALTAALIERFSALHDPKGRDAKRAEALEADIMAGFADIKSIDEDRILRLFHAVVNATLRTNAFAPAAEEALAFKIDSAQIPGLPKPLPWREVWVYSPRVEGIHLRAGPVARGGLRWSDRRDDFRTEILGLMKAQRVKNAVIVPTGAKGGFYPKALPDAALDRDAWFAEGTECYRIFIRSLLSITDNLVAGKVVHPQGVVIHDGDDPYFVVAADKGTATFSDVANGLAMERDFWLGDAFASGGSKGYDHKAMGITAKGAWLSVQRHFAEMGVDVQTDTIRVVGCGDMSGDVFGNGMLLSKAIQLTAAFDHRHIFLDPNPDPAKSWKERERMFGLPRSSWADYNAKLISKGGGIFPRSQKSIPLTPEVQALLGLSVAEIDPGSLISAILKAPVDLLWFGGIGTYVKAAAQNNAEVGDPANDALRVDAEDLRVRAVGEGANLGVTQAARIAFSAKGGRINTDFIDNSAGVDCSDNEVNIKIALNREMAEGRLSQEDRDALLVRMTDDVSELVLEDNRLQALALSIAEKGGSAAVPSLVRIMETFEASGRLDRKVEGLAANDELLRRAAEGRGLTRPELAVLLSTAKLALQDAIEHSDLPNDPALASDLAAAFPEEMQRDFAQAIADHQLRREIVATKIANRIINRMGIVHPFELVEEEGCALGDVAAAFVAVERLLEMPAIWDALDAAKIDESVRLSLFAQASSAMTSQMADLLRVTQTLSQPGPVVTRLEPGVDRLMSGVDALLSPSVKRQWDSLTEQLLGAGAPETLTAAVVRLFKTDGAIGIVDLAERRGDDEIAVTHAFTHLGEALGLDWAQTLAAHMSPADPWERLLVNSLARDFQQMRLTFLAGLPKGDLDAAVTKWLADHAPRVEQFRATVERARTIPNPNGAMLSHIAGQARGLLGR; translated from the coding sequence ATGTCTCAGAATTTGTCCGACACGCCGGAAACGGACACCACCACCACCGCCAAAATTCCCCTGAAAATCGCAGCCGCCTATCTGGCCGCGCTGCGCGGCAGCGCGCTGCCGGGCGAGGGCGACGATATGGACAAGGCGGCGCTCGCCGATGCGGCACAGTTTGCCGCGCGCGCCGCGCTCGATCGCGCCGAAGGCACCCCGTCGCTGCTGCTCGAACCGATCGCCGCCGACGGCACCGACCGCCGCATGCGGCTCGTCATCATCAACGACGACATGCCCTTCCTCGTCGATTCGACCTCGCAGGCGGTCGCGGCGCAGGGCCTTGCCGTCCACCGCATCCTTCATCCTGTCGTCACCGTGAAACGCGACGCCAAGGGGCTTTTGCAGGAAGCGGGCGAAGCGGGAACCCGCGAGTCGGTCATCTATATCGAGCTCGAGCGCGGCGATGCGCGTGCGCGCCGCCGTCTGCTCGACGGGCTCGAAGCCGCGCTGCGCGATGTCCGCGCCGCGGTGCGCGACTGGCGTGCGATGCGCGCCGCGATGCTCGCCGACGCCGCGATGCGCGTCGACGGCGAAGCGGCCGAACTGCTCCGCTGGTTCGAGGGCGGCGCGATGACCCAGCTCGGCCATGAATGGCGCACGCGCGATGGCAAGGTGCAGGATTCGCTGGGCATCAGCGAGAGCGGCGAGAGCCAGCTGCTGTCCCCCGCGGCGCTCGAAGCCGCTTTCGCCTGGTTCGATCAAGGTGGCACGGCGCCCTTGCTCATCAAGTCAAACCGGCTGTCGGCGGTCCACCGCCGCGTGCTGCTCGACCTCGTCATCATTCCCGAAGTGAAGGGCAAGAAGGTCGAGCGGCTGTCGATCCACGCGGGCCTGTGGACGAGCGCCGCGCTGTCGGCGCCGCCGGCGAAGGTGCCAGTGCTGCGCGCGCAGCTCGAAGCCTTGATGGGGAAATTCGGTTTCGATCCCGCAGGCCACGCAGGCAAGGCACTGGCGCATGCGCTCACCGCGCTGCCGCACGACCTGCTCATCGCCTTCGATGCGGCGGCGCTCGAAGAGCTGGTGCTGACCTCGATGTCGATCACCGATCGCCCGCGGCCAAAGGTGGTGACGGTGCGGAGCGCGCTCGGCCGCCATTTGTTCGCTTTCGTCTGGTTGCCGCGCGATGAAGTGTCGGCGGGCCGCCGCCTCGCGGTCGAATCCTTGCTCGTGCGCGAAGCCAAGGCCGGCGTCATCGGCTGGACGATGGTGCTCGAAGATGGCGGCGCGGCGCTGCTGCGCTACACGCTCGACCTGCGTAGTGGCGGCGTGGTGCCCGATACCGACGCGCTGAATGCCCAGCTCGAACAGATGGTGCGCGGCTGGCAGCCCGAGGTCGAGGCGGCGCTGGCGAAGCGCGGCGATCCGGGGCGCGCGGCGGCGCTCGCGGCGCGCTTTGCACCGATGTTCCCGCCCAATTACCGCAACCTCTATAATCCCGAGGAAGCGGCGCGCGACATCTTGCGGCTGCGCGACCTCGACGCCGACAATCCGCGCAGCGTCCGGCTCGCGCGCAAGAGCCTCGACGGCGACGACCAGCTGCGGCTGAAAGTCTATAGCGCGGTCGGTCCGCTCGCGCTGTCCGACGTCGTTCCCGCGCTCGAACATTTTGGTTTCCAGGTGCTCGAGGAAATCCCGACCGCGCTCGGCCAGAGCCGCGCCCCGGGTGTCGAAGGCGACGACGAAGCGCCGATCGTGATCCACGATTTCACCCTGCGCCTGCCTGCCAATGTCGACGAACTTGCGCTGCTTCCCTATTCCGAAGTGCTCGAAGGCGCGATCGCGGCGGTGCTCGACGGGCGCGCCGAAAATGACGCCTTCAACGAACTGGTGCTCACCAACCAGACCGATCCGCGCGCCATCGTCTGGCTGCGCGCCTGGTTCCGCTATCTGCGTCAGGGTGGCTCGGCCTATGGCATGGACACCGTCGTCAGCGCGCTGCGCCATGCGCCCGCGCTAACCGCCGCATTGATCGAGCGTTTTTCCGCGCTCCACGATCCGAAGGGGCGCGATGCGAAGCGTGCCGAAGCGCTCGAAGCCGACATCATGGCGGGCTTTGCCGACATCAAGTCGATCGACGAAGACCGTATCCTCCGCCTGTTCCACGCCGTCGTCAACGCGACGCTGCGTACCAATGCGTTCGCGCCCGCTGCCGAAGAGGCGCTGGCGTTTAAGATCGACAGCGCGCAGATCCCGGGGCTGCCCAAGCCGCTGCCGTGGCGCGAAGTGTGGGTCTATTCGCCGCGCGTCGAGGGCATCCACTTGCGCGCCGGCCCGGTCGCGCGCGGCGGGCTCCGCTGGTCCGATCGCCGCGACGACTTCCGCACTGAAATCCTCGGGCTGATGAAGGCGCAGCGCGTCAAGAACGCCGTGATCGTGCCGACCGGCGCAAAGGGCGGCTTCTATCCCAAGGCACTGCCCGATGCGGCGCTCGACCGCGATGCGTGGTTTGCGGAGGGCACCGAATGTTATCGCATCTTCATCCGTTCCTTGCTATCGATCACCGACAATCTGGTCGCGGGCAAGGTCGTGCATCCGCAGGGCGTCGTGATCCACGACGGTGACGATCCCTATTTCGTTGTCGCTGCTGACAAGGGCACTGCGACCTTCTCCGACGTCGCCAACGGCCTTGCGATGGAGCGCGACTTCTGGCTCGGCGACGCGTTCGCGAGCGGCGGGTCGAAGGGCTATGACCATAAGGCGATGGGCATCACGGCGAAGGGCGCGTGGCTCTCGGTCCAGCGCCACTTCGCCGAAATGGGCGTCGATGTGCAAACCGATACGATCCGCGTCGTCGGCTGCGGCGATATGTCGGGCGACGTGTTCGGCAACGGCATGCTGTTGTCGAAGGCGATCCAGCTGACCGCTGCGTTCGACCACCGCCATATCTTTCTCGACCCCAATCCCGATCCGGCGAAAAGCTGGAAGGAACGCGAGCGGATGTTTGGCCTCCCGCGCTCATCCTGGGCCGATTACAACGCCAAGCTGATCTCAAAGGGCGGCGGTATCTTTCCGCGCAGCCAGAAGAGCATCCCGCTCACCCCCGAAGTGCAGGCGCTGCTTGGCCTGTCGGTGGCCGAAATCGACCCCGGCTCGCTGATCTCGGCGATCCTGAAGGCGCCCGTCGACCTGCTCTGGTTCGGCGGCATCGGCACCTATGTGAAGGCGGCAGCCCAGAATAACGCCGAGGTCGGCGATCCCGCGAACGACGCGCTGCGCGTCGACGCCGAGGATCTGCGCGTGCGTGCGGTCGGCGAGGGCGCGAACCTGGGCGTCACGCAGGCGGCGCGCATCGCCTTCTCGGCGAAGGGCGGGCGGATCAACACCGACTTCATCGATAATAGCGCGGGCGTCGATTGCTCGGATAACGAGGTCAATATCAAGATCGCGCTCAACCGCGAGATGGCCGAAGGGCGGCTCAGCCAAGAAGACCGCGACGCGCTGCTCGTGCGCATGACCGATGATGTTTCTGAGCTGGTGCTCGAGGACAACCGCTTGCAGGCGCTCGCGCTGTCGATCGCCGAAAAGGGCGGATCGGCGGCGGTGCCGTCGCTGGTGCGGATCATGGAGACGTTCGAGGCGTCGGGCCGACTCGACCGCAAGGTCGAGGGGCTGGCGGCGAACGACGAACTGCTCCGGCGCGCCGCCGAGGGACGCGGGCTGACGCGCCCCGAACTGGCGGTGCTGCTGTCGACCGCGAAGCTCGCGCTGCAGGATGCGATCGAGCATAGCGACCTGCCGAACGACCCCGCGCTCGCGAGCGATCTCGCCGCGGCCTTCCCCGAAGAGATGCAGCGCGACTTTGCGCAGGCGATCGCCGACCACCAGCTGCGCCGGGAGATCGTCGCGACGAAGATCGCGAACCGCATCATCAACCGCATGGGCATCGTCCATCCCTTCGAACTCGTCGAAGAGGAAGGCTGCGCGCTCGGCGACGTCGCCGCGGCCTTCGTCGCGGTCGAACGCCTGCTCGAAATGCCGGCGATCTGGGATGCGCTCGACGCGGCGAAGATCGACGAGAGCGTGCGCCTGTCGCTGTTTGCGCAGGCGTCGTCGGCGATGACCTCGCAAATGGCCGACCTGCTTCGCGTGACGCAGACGCTGTCGCAGCCGGGGCCGGTCGTCACGCGGCTCGAACCCGGGGTCGATCGCCTGATGTCGGGGGTCGACGCGCTGCTCAGCCCGTCGGTCAAGCGCCAGTGGGACAGCCTGACCGAGCAATTGCTGGGCGCAGGTGCACCCGAGACGCTGACCGCGGCAGTCGTTCGCCTGTTCAAGACCGACGGCGCAATCGGCATCGTCGACCTCGCGGAACGGCGCGGCGATGACGAGATTGCGGTGACCCACGCCTTCACCCATCTGGGCGAAGCCCTGGGGCTCGACTGGGCGCAGACGCTGGCGGCGCATATGAGCCCCGCCGATCCATGGGAACGCCTGCTCGTCAACAGCCTCGCGCGCGATTTCCAGCAGATGCGCCTGACCTTCCTTGCGGGACTGCCCAAGGGCGATCTTGACGCGGCGGTGACCAAATGGCTCGCCGACCATGCCCCGCGGGTCGAACAGTTCCGCGCGACGGTCGAACGCGCGCGAACGATCCCGAACCCGAACGGCGCGATGCTGTCGCATATCGCGGGGCAAGCGCGCGGGCTTCTGGGACGGTAA
- a CDS encoding ATP-grasp domain-containing protein produces MPFQPRVAILVPAPDYYEKWQPAFARKAAALTAAGLIVEQRVWTDPGDLAGYDVVLPLFAWGYQRDVAAWYALLDRLEGEGLPIVNPVPVLRWNSDKAYLGELGAKRVAVVPTVEVDALDDASLTEAMSELMTDEVVIKPAISGGADGTHRIVPGAPLPSDAQGQRRLVQPLMAGILTEGEYSLFFFAGKFSHAIVKRPAAGDFRVQEQFGGRETVWDASEAAQALAAAALAAAPAPPVYARVDMVGDAAGMLHIMELELIEPSLFLHHAPDKGAAFGTAVYAAI; encoded by the coding sequence ATGCCGTTCCAGCCCCGTGTCGCGATCCTCGTTCCGGCGCCCGACTATTATGAAAAGTGGCAGCCCGCCTTTGCCCGCAAGGCGGCGGCGCTGACCGCTGCGGGGTTGATCGTCGAGCAAAGGGTTTGGACCGATCCCGGCGATCTCGCGGGCTATGACGTGGTGCTGCCGCTCTTCGCATGGGGCTATCAACGCGATGTCGCGGCCTGGTATGCGCTGCTCGACCGGCTGGAGGGCGAGGGGCTGCCCATCGTCAACCCCGTTCCGGTGCTGCGCTGGAACAGCGACAAGGCATATCTCGGTGAACTCGGCGCAAAGCGCGTTGCGGTCGTGCCCACGGTAGAGGTTGATGCGCTCGACGATGCGAGCCTGACCGAGGCGATGTCCGAGCTGATGACCGACGAGGTGGTGATCAAGCCGGCGATCTCGGGCGGCGCCGACGGGACGCATCGTATCGTCCCCGGCGCGCCGCTGCCGTCCGACGCGCAGGGACAACGCCGCCTCGTGCAACCCTTGATGGCGGGCATCCTGACCGAAGGCGAATATTCGCTGTTCTTTTTCGCGGGCAAGTTCAGCCACGCGATCGTCAAGCGCCCCGCCGCAGGCGACTTTCGCGTGCAGGAGCAGTTCGGCGGCCGCGAGACCGTTTGGGACGCGAGTGAAGCGGCACAGGCTCTTGCGGCAGCCGCCCTGGCTGCCGCTCCGGCACCGCCGGTCTACGCACGCGTCGACATGGTCGGTGACGCCGCGGGCATGCTGCACATCATGGAACTCGAACTGATCGAACCGTCGCTGTTCCTGCACCACGCGCCCGACAAGGGCGCGGCGTTTGGGACTGCCGTTTACGCTGCCATCTAG
- a CDS encoding ribbon-helix-helix domain-containing protein, whose product MSGPPLHPPVKRSVTIAGHPTSISLEPIFWDALEAEAARQALPVNALVARIDVERMEADAPPNLTSAIRQWLWRNRAAD is encoded by the coding sequence TTGAGCGGCCCCCCGCTCCATCCCCCGGTCAAAAGATCGGTGACGATCGCCGGTCATCCGACGTCGATCAGCCTTGAGCCTATCTTCTGGGACGCGCTTGAAGCGGAAGCCGCACGGCAGGCGCTGCCGGTTAACGCACTCGTTGCGCGGATCGATGTCGAGCGGATGGAGGCGGACGCCCCGCCGAACCTGACCTCGGCGATCCGGCAGTGGCTGTGGCGAAACCGCGCTGCCGACTAG
- a CDS encoding DUF4019 domain-containing protein: MSISLALFAFASLSGTPQTPAAPEPAASVSETAAVQAARQWLALTDKGDWNGSWNATGQAFKSLNTSERWADVSRSVRTPLGALVSRSLIGEEYVPAPPYGYQVVKFRTNYANKAGAIETLSLVREGNEWRVVGCTIE, translated from the coding sequence ATGTCGATCAGCCTTGCCCTGTTTGCTTTCGCGTCCCTGTCGGGGACACCCCAAACGCCCGCCGCGCCAGAGCCGGCCGCTTCCGTTTCCGAAACCGCCGCGGTGCAGGCGGCGCGGCAGTGGCTTGCCCTGACCGACAAGGGCGACTGGAACGGCAGCTGGAATGCGACGGGGCAGGCGTTCAAATCGCTCAACACCAGCGAGAGGTGGGCGGACGTGTCGCGGTCGGTTCGCACCCCGCTCGGCGCGCTCGTCTCGCGTAGTTTGATCGGCGAGGAATATGTTCCCGCGCCGCCTTACGGCTATCAGGTCGTGAAGTTCAGGACGAACTACGCGAACAAGGCCGGGGCGATCGAAACGCTGTCGCTGGTTCGCGAAGGGAACGAATGGCGCGTGGTGGGTTGTACGATCGAGTAG
- the phbB gene encoding acetoacetyl-CoA reductase, which translates to MARVAIVTGGSRGIGEAISLKLKEMGVTVVANYGGNDEKAREFTDRTGIAAMKWDVGDHQACVDGCIAVTEKFGPVDIVVNNAGITRDGTLSRMSYADWDDVMRVNLGGCFNMAKACFPGMVERGWGRIVNIGSINGQAGQYGQVNYAAAKSGIHGFTKALAQEGAKKGVTVNAIAPGYIDTDMVAAVPPQVLEKIVAKIPVGRLGQADEIARGVAFLCSEDAGFVTGSTMSINGGQHMY; encoded by the coding sequence ATGGCACGCGTAGCAATCGTCACCGGCGGCAGCCGCGGGATCGGCGAAGCAATCAGCCTCAAGCTGAAGGAGATGGGCGTCACCGTCGTCGCCAACTATGGTGGCAATGACGAAAAGGCGCGCGAATTTACCGACCGCACCGGCATCGCCGCGATGAAATGGGATGTCGGCGATCATCAGGCGTGCGTCGACGGCTGCATCGCCGTGACCGAGAAATTCGGACCCGTAGACATCGTCGTCAACAATGCCGGCATCACGCGCGACGGCACGCTGTCGCGCATGAGCTACGCCGATTGGGACGATGTGATGCGCGTCAACCTCGGCGGCTGCTTCAACATGGCAAAGGCCTGTTTCCCTGGCATGGTCGAGCGCGGCTGGGGCCGCATCGTCAACATCGGCTCGATCAACGGCCAGGCCGGCCAATATGGCCAGGTCAATTATGCCGCCGCGAAATCGGGCATCCACGGCTTTACCAAGGCGCTGGCACAGGAAGGCGCCAAGAAGGGCGTGACCGTCAACGCGATCGCGCCGGGCTATATCGACACCGACATGGTCGCCGCCGTCCCGCCGCAGGTGCTCGAAAAAATCGTCGCGAAAATTCCGGTCGGGCGCCTCGGCCAAGCCGACGAAATCGCGCGCGGCGTCGCCTTCCTGTGCAGTGAGGATGCGGGGTTCGTCACCGGGTCGACGATGAGCATCAACGGCGGGCAACATATGTACTGA
- a CDS encoding DUF1963 domain-containing protein, which translates to MTELELLGWALAVATLAFLAIIGFAIWWSRRSRTVPAAPGEPREPQAPRAPREPRTPREIRLPKLPRKAAPEPDVEISPSRLARISRKTPLEIPADDEYGSEPQPAAAIDPDDVALESIALEVERAAHRAEKIDVEEVSLRLVPQIPPRDAISTNSWLGGRPRLPAGMEWPKIDDQPADFLAQINCADLPQGLWGGLGPRHGALAFFIHRRRYDMCVLHLRDPGMPVAPPYTLNDPEGWFGPHGGLALGDLAPFAVRAFPEWPVDLVAIGPGDADPRSEADPGEPGATLYDRGYDIADPAFHPFDWGSMTAMVALLEMRLDRLTPEAAPTPGADAADIAEMEQRAAINYEARKRAEEIIAIVHDSAARADFSASDATAVMAGLHAIHWVKAIATVDPETGAERIETITLPLTTHRADANLWVHDYQTMLFDRAKHAWCANPENLPAPARAFFEPWWRELADREMAAMGHEPFRHILDYDEEREAVLLELPTSGLMSRRFGDCDNLVVTIDKADLAIGDFSKLRVQVSH; encoded by the coding sequence ATGACCGAGCTCGAATTGCTGGGGTGGGCGCTGGCCGTGGCCACGCTGGCCTTTCTGGCAATAATCGGCTTTGCCATCTGGTGGTCGCGGCGATCGCGGACCGTACCCGCCGCGCCCGGCGAACCCCGCGAACCACAGGCGCCGCGCGCGCCCCGCGAACCACGAACGCCGCGCGAAATCCGCCTGCCAAAACTGCCGCGCAAAGCCGCGCCCGAACCCGACGTGGAAATCTCGCCATCGCGGCTCGCACGGATCAGCCGCAAGACGCCGCTCGAAATACCGGCCGACGACGAATATGGGTCCGAACCCCAACCCGCCGCGGCTATCGATCCGGACGATGTCGCGCTCGAATCGATCGCTCTAGAGGTCGAGAGAGCCGCCCACCGCGCCGAGAAAATCGACGTCGAGGAGGTGTCGCTTCGCCTCGTTCCCCAAATTCCGCCGCGCGACGCGATCTCGACGAACAGCTGGCTCGGCGGCCGCCCGCGTCTCCCCGCAGGCATGGAATGGCCAAAGATCGACGACCAGCCGGCCGATTTCCTCGCGCAGATCAATTGCGCCGACCTCCCTCAGGGCCTGTGGGGCGGGCTGGGACCACGCCACGGCGCGCTCGCCTTCTTCATCCACCGCCGCCGCTATGACATGTGCGTCCTTCACCTGCGCGATCCCGGCATGCCCGTCGCGCCGCCCTACACGCTCAACGACCCGGAAGGATGGTTCGGCCCGCACGGCGGTCTGGCTCTTGGCGACCTTGCGCCGTTCGCGGTGCGCGCCTTTCCCGAATGGCCCGTCGATCTGGTCGCCATCGGCCCGGGCGATGCCGATCCGCGCAGCGAAGCCGATCCGGGCGAACCTGGCGCCACGCTCTACGATCGCGGCTACGACATCGCCGATCCGGCATTCCACCCCTTCGACTGGGGCAGCATGACCGCGATGGTCGCGTTGCTCGAAATGCGGCTCGATCGGCTGACGCCCGAAGCCGCGCCGACGCCGGGCGCAGATGCCGCGGATATCGCCGAAATGGAACAGCGCGCCGCGATCAATTATGAAGCGCGCAAGCGCGCCGAAGAGATTATCGCGATTGTCCACGACAGCGCGGCGCGCGCCGACTTCTCGGCCAGCGACGCGACGGCGGTGATGGCGGGGCTGCACGCGATCCATTGGGTCAAGGCGATTGCCACGGTCGATCCCGAAACGGGCGCCGAGCGTATCGAGACGATCACCCTGCCGCTGACGACGCACCGCGCCGATGCGAATCTGTGGGTGCATGATTATCAGACGATGTTGTTCGATCGCGCGAAGCACGCCTGGTGCGCCAATCCTGAAAATCTTCCCGCGCCGGCCCGTGCCTTTTTCGAACCCTGGTGGCGCGAGCTGGCCGACCGCGAGATGGCGGCGATGGGGCATGAGCCGTTTCGCCACATCCTTGATTATGACGAGGAGCGCGAAGCGGTTTTGCTTGAACTGCCGACCAGCGGACTGATGAGCCGGCGGTTCGGCGACTGCGACAATCTGGTCGTGACGATCGACAAGGCCGACCTTGCGATCGGAGATTTTTCGAAACTGCGGGTGCAGGTGAGCCACTAA
- the hemH gene encoding ferrochelatase: MTLPPDHPPVAAPRIGVLLVNLGTPDAPDAPSVRRYLAEFLSDRRVVEIPQILWQPILRGIILTTRPKKSAHAYAQVWTDDGSPLAAITRAQSQALQAAFGEAVQVAHAMRYGKPAIGPAIDALMAAGCRHILVAPLYPQYCAATTATVVDAVGKHLQTLRWQPAIRFLPPYHDDGAYLDALKQSVEGGLAALDFTPDVLLASFHGMPERTLHLGDPYHCQSRKTARLLSDALGRPVEVAFQSRFGRAKWLEPATDTLLETLGKQGKSVAIFAPGFAADCLETLEELAIRGKQQFEAAGGRRFAYLPCLNADAPGMAMLEALVRRELAGWL; the protein is encoded by the coding sequence ATGACCTTGCCCCCCGATCATCCGCCCGTCGCCGCACCCCGTATCGGCGTGCTGCTGGTCAACCTCGGCACCCCCGACGCGCCCGATGCGCCGTCGGTGCGCCGATATCTGGCGGAATTCCTGTCCGACCGCCGCGTCGTCGAAATCCCGCAGATCTTGTGGCAACCGATCCTGCGCGGCATCATCCTTACGACGCGGCCGAAAAAGTCGGCGCACGCCTACGCCCAGGTCTGGACCGATGACGGCTCGCCGCTCGCCGCGATCACGCGCGCGCAAAGCCAAGCCCTGCAAGCGGCATTCGGCGAAGCGGTGCAGGTCGCCCACGCAATGCGGTACGGCAAGCCGGCGATCGGTCCGGCAATCGACGCACTGATGGCGGCGGGTTGCCGCCATATCCTTGTCGCGCCGCTTTATCCCCAATATTGCGCCGCGACGACGGCGACGGTGGTCGATGCCGTCGGCAAGCATCTGCAGACGCTGCGCTGGCAGCCAGCGATCCGCTTCCTGCCGCCCTATCACGACGATGGCGCTTATCTGGATGCGCTCAAACAGTCGGTCGAGGGCGGGCTCGCCGCGCTCGATTTCACCCCCGATGTGCTGCTCGCCAGCTTTCACGGCATGCCCGAACGGACGCTTCACCTCGGCGATCCCTATCATTGCCAGTCCCGCAAAACCGCGCGTCTGCTTTCGGATGCGCTCGGCCGTCCGGTCGAGGTGGCGTTCCAGTCGCGCTTCGGACGCGCCAAATGGCTCGAACCCGCGACCGACACGCTGCTCGAAACGCTCGGAAAGCAAGGGAAGAGCGTCGCGATCTTCGCCCCCGGCTTTGCCGCCGACTGCCTCGAAACGCTCGAAGAGCTGGCGATCCGCGGCAAGCAGCAATTCGAAGCCGCGGGCGGCCGGCGGTTCGCTTACCTCCCCTGCCTCAACGCCGACGCGCCCGGCATGGCGATGCTGGAGGCGCTGGTACGCCGCGAACTGGCGGGATGGCTTTGA